The following are encoded together in the Schistocerca americana isolate TAMUIC-IGC-003095 chromosome 6, iqSchAmer2.1, whole genome shotgun sequence genome:
- the LOC124619446 gene encoding KRR1 small subunit processome component homolog, with the protein MAGDEDEEMPIQKGPIDNAWAMKIPSFKKEDNPHRLLEESSFATLFPKYREHYLRECWPLVQKSLDEYGIKAELDLIEGSMTVRTTRHTWDPYIIIKARDMIKLLSRSVPYEQAVRVLQDDIGSDIIKIGSLVRNREKFVKRRQRLIGPDGCTLKAIELLTNCYVLVQGQTVAALGPYKGLQQVRRIAEDTMRNIHPVYNIKALMIKRELAKDPKLRNENWERFLPKFHSKNLSHRKKPKIKKTKKEYTPFPPPQPESKVDKLLASGEYFLKEEQRRAKKRKEKDDKQAEAAKRREEKRQKVFIPPAEPERKDVKPHTSTDVDINALKKKVKEAQKKNKSKPQFDIRQ; encoded by the coding sequence ATGGCTggtgatgaagatgaagagatgccGATCCAGAAGGGACCGATTGACAACGCATGGGCTATGAAGATACCATCGTTTAAGAAAGAAGACAACCCTCACCGATTGCTGGAAGAAAGTTCATTTGCTACGTTATTTCCGAAATACAGAGAACATTACTTAAGGGAATGTTGGCCACTTGTGCAGAAATCGTTGGACGAATATGGTATCAAGGCTGAACTTGACCTTATTGAGGGTAGCATGACAGTAAGAACAACTCGACATACTTGGGATCCATATATAATAATTAAAGCTAGAGATATGATAAAGTTGCTATCCCGCAGTGTACCATATGAGCAAGCAGTCCGTGTGCTTCAAGAtgacataggttctgatataatAAAAATTGGATCATTAGTAAGAAACAGAGAGAAATTCGTTAAAAGGCGGCAGAGGCTAATAGGTCCCGATGGGTGCACTTTGAAAGCTATTGAGCTACTAACTAACTGTTACGTTTTAGTTCAAGGGCAAACAGTTGCAGCCCTTGGACCTTACAAAGGACTTCAACAAGTTCGCAGGATTGCCGAAGATACGATGCGAAACATTCACCCAGTTTATAACATTAAAGCGCTCATGATAAAGCGTGAACTCGCAAAGGATCCCAAACTTAGAAATGAGAACTGGGAAAGGTTTCTTCCAAAATTCCATAGCAAGAATTTAAGCCACAGAAAGAAGCCAAAAATAAAGAAGACTAAGAAGGAATACACACCATTCCCACCTCCGCAGCCGGAGAGTAAAGTGGACAAATTATTAGCATCAGGAGAATACTTTCTAAAAGAAGAACAACGTCGTGCCAAGAAACGCAAGGAAAAAGACGATAAGCAAGCAGAAGCTGCTAAACGACGTGAAGAAAAACGACAGAAAGTGTTTATTCCTCCTGCTGAACCTGAAAGGAAGGATGTGAAACCTCATACAAGTACTGATGTGGACATTAATGCTCTTAAAAAGAAAGTTAAGGAagcacagaagaaaaacaaaagtaagccACAGTTTGATATAAGACAGTAG